The Nitrosarchaeum sp. genomic interval TCATCAACTACTGCTGCTCCGATAATTAGACGTGCTTCTGTTGATTTGAGTTTTCCAAATTCGCTTAATACTTGAACTGAAATTGCGATACTTGTTGCTGTAAGTGCTGTTGCAATAAGCATTGATTGCAACGCATCAAAACCAAACATCTGAAACACTATCAGTCCTACCGCAAATGGAACTACCACTCCTAATGTTCCAACTGTAAACGACGCTTTTCCGCCTTTTAGGAATTCCTTTGGAGTCATCTCAAGTCCAGCCATAAACAAAATTACTATTGCTCCGATCTCTCCTAGAATTTTTATCTCGTTGTTGATGTTGACTAGTGATACTCCACCAGACCCAACAATGTATGCTCCGAGTGCAAATGGGCCAATTACCATTCCTGCTATTAATTCTCCTAATACAATAGGAAGTTTAAGCCTAAGAAACAACTCCGCCATTATTTTTGCGGCAAAGAGTAGGATTCCTACTCCTATGATCGTTTCAATAAAATGTGCTTCTGCTGCCATCTGTTCTCTATTTTTGTTGATATATTGCTAATATAAGGCGATATTTGGTTGAAAATTATTTCGTATTTGTCTAATTATGTGATTTTTGATGAATTCACAAAAACTCCTTTTTTGGATACTATTTCTCCTATTTCTTGAGTTGCAATTTTATATTTTTTAAAAATTGATTTTATTCTTGATACTTGATCTTTTGGAGATATGATGCAAAACCCTATACCCATGTTAAATGTCTTGTACATCTCTTCTGGTTTTACTCCTTGCTCTTCGATTAATCCCATTATTGGAGGTATTTTTGGTAAACTGTCTATATTGTATCCTATTTTTTTGAGTCTCATTAGTTTTGTAAATGCTCCTCCTGTGATATGAGCTAATCCGTTAATCTTGCATTTTTGAATGCTTTCTAAAACAGGTTTTACATAAATTTCTGTTGGCGTCAATAATGCGTCCCCTATGGCTCCAACTCCCTTCACTTTGTCTTTTACAGAATATTTTGATAGCAGAGCTTTTCTTGCAAGTGAGTATCCATTTGAATGGATGCCACTACTGTTTGCTCCAATAATTACATCTCCTGGTTTTATTTTGTTACCCAACACAATATCTTTTTTTGAAACAAGACCTACTACCATTCCTGCTAAATCAAATGAGAATTCTTTTCCTGTAAGAACATCCGGCATTATTGCTGTCTCTCCTCCTACAATTGGTAATGCTGACTTCTTTGCCCCATTAACTAATCCTTCTACAATTTTTTTAAAGATTATCTGATCATTTTTGTTTGCAGCAATATAATCTACAAATGAAACTGGAGTTGCACCGATACATATTATGTCATTTACATTCATTGCAACACAATCAATTCCTATAGTGTTGTATTTTTTCATCATATTTGCAATTACTACCTTTGTCCCTACGCCGTCTGTATGTGTAGCTAGTAATTGTCCTCCTGGAATCTCTACAATTCCTGCATAATGTCCAAAACCATGTGTTATCTTTGCCATTTTTTGGAGTTTGTGTGTGGATTCAATCAGTCTGCCTATTGCTGCCTGACTTTGTTTAATTTTGGTAATATCCACGCCTGCATCTTTGTAGGTTAAACCCATAGTTTCATGCGTATTTGCTGTGAATAAAAGAATTTGCCTGCCATATGGCTTACATGTACATTCCAGAAAATTCTTCTCTATGCTTGACATATTTTTGAGATAATTCGTTAAATTCAGAATGAATTCTCTCTTTTTCTTTCTCCAAACTACTAGTGTCTATTTTCATATCGTAGAATCTGTTTAATGCTTCTATCAATGTAGATGCCGCTATAGGATCCGGTGATGTTTTATTTGCTTTTGCAAGTAATGCCACTCCTTGAATTTTTCTTACAATACATTCGTTTAAAATTCCTCCTGGAATTCCAGTAATGAATCCTTGTGGGATCATGCTGATATCTTTATCTGCCATCATTCTTACCAAATCTTCTTTTGCTGCACAATATGCTTTATCATCATGTTCTTCACTTGGAATTCCATCAAGAATTACAATTTCTTTTGATCCTTTTTTTTCTGACCAATCTAAAATAGCTGAAACCAACGAATACAATCCCTCCATTCTTAATGTTATTTCACAAATTATTGCACATATTGTTCCATCTTTATTTGCATAAAATCTAAAAGGATGACGCAGTCTTCCTTTCATAAAAACAGTTGATGGTGGAAGATATTTTGATCTCATCAATCCAATTTCTTCCATCTTTAATTCTTCGATGATGTGGCTGATTGAAAGTGATCCTACCAGACCTGCTCCAACAAATCCTGCAAATATTATCGGACTGTTTAGTTCTACTTTTTTTATTTCAAATACTTCTGCTTCTGGAAATCCATCTGCCACTCTCTACGTCGATTATTCTGTCTAATTACTTTTATGAATAGGGATCTTGTAACAATATTTTTAGACGTCTTTGATAATTAGAAATATCTGATTATAGTTTAATCTATCTAACTTTAATTGCTTTCGAACTGATGTGATAGGTTATTTTTTAACCACAACCATGAAATCTTCTATCTTTTTAGGATTACATATTTTACACATGTAAAGTACTTGTTTTTTATACCCTAGATTCAAAACATAATTAGCGATAATACTTTGAAAAATAAAACTGCAACGAAATTTCTTATCATTACGGGCATTGTCCTAATTGGAATTGCAATTGTTTTTAGCTTTAATTCAAATGATGAAAAATCTGTGCCAGCAGACACAACAACTAATACAAGAATAGTAGAATGGCGCCATGTTCATGGATTAGGTGTCGATCCTATCGATTCTAGTATTTTGTATATTGCAACGCATGGGGATTTTTACCAGAGCAGAAACGGTGCACCGCCAGTAAAAGTAGACAAATTAAGAGCAGATTACATGGCATTTAATGCCCCACATGACAAAGATTCTCCTCTATATGCTAGTGGACATCCATCAACTGGTGGAAACACTGGATTAATCAAAAGTGTTGATGGTGGGATAACTTGGCAATCTGTTGCCAAAATTTTAGAACCTCCTGTTGATTTTCATGCAATGACATTAAGCAAGAGTGATCCAAACTTGATTTT includes:
- the purM gene encoding phosphoribosylformylglycinamidine cyclo-ligase gives rise to the protein MGLTYKDAGVDITKIKQSQAAIGRLIESTHKLQKMAKITHGFGHYAGIVEIPGGQLLATHTDGVGTKVVIANMMKKYNTIGIDCVAMNVNDIICIGATPVSFVDYIAANKNDQIIFKKIVEGLVNGAKKSALPIVGGETAIMPDVLTGKEFSFDLAGMVVGLVSKKDIVLGNKIKPGDVIIGANSSGIHSNGYSLARKALLSKYSVKDKVKGVGAIGDALLTPTEIYVKPVLESIQKCKINGLAHITGGAFTKLMRLKKIGYNIDSLPKIPPIMGLIEEQGVKPEEMYKTFNMGIGFCIISPKDQVSRIKSIFKKYKIATQEIGEIVSKKGVFVNSSKIT
- a CDS encoding PAC2 family protein; translated protein: MADGFPEAEVFEIKKVELNSPIIFAGFVGAGLVGSLSISHIIEELKMEEIGLMRSKYLPPSTVFMKGRLRHPFRFYANKDGTICAIICEITLRMEGLYSLVSAILDWSEKKGSKEIVILDGIPSEEHDDKAYCAAKEDLVRMMADKDISMIPQGFITGIPGGILNECIVRKIQGVALLAKANKTSPDPIAASTLIEALNRFYDMKIDTSSLEKEKERIHSEFNELSQKYVKHREEFSGMYM